Below is a genomic region from Bacillota bacterium.
GGACATCATGACCCATGCCCCTCAAGCTCGCAAGGCAGTAGGTGGTGCATGGCGCGCAACACGAGTGAAGCAAGATCTTCATAGCAGAGTCGCCTGCCCGTTCCCGGGGTACTCGCGCCCCACATGTTGGTACGCGCGGAGAGTCGCCACGCGGCCCCTGGGAGTTCTCTCCAGGAACCCAAGCTGGAGAAGGTAAGGTTCATACACGTCTTCGATGGTATCGCGCTCTTCGTTTATGGATGCGGCGATGGTCTCGATGCCGACAGGTCCGCCACCGAACTTATCGATTATCGTCGTGACTATTCTCCGGTCAAGCCGGTCCAGGCCAAGCTCATCCACTTCGAACATGGTCAGAGCCTCAGAAGCCACAGGGAGCGTAATCTCTCCGCCCACCCGGACCTGGGCGAAATCTCGGACGCGACGGAGCATACGGTTGGCTATTCTCGGGGTCCCTCGAGACCGGCGAGCTATCTCCCGCGCACCGCTTTCGTCGATTCGCACTCGGAGCACTTCAGCGGACTTCCTGATTATGGTCGTGAGGTCGTCCACTCCATAGAATTCCAGCCGGTGTACAACTCCGAACCTGTCTCGGAGAGGTGACGAAATGAGCCCAGCACGGGTCGTGGCCCCCACCAGGGTGAACCTCGGGATGTCAATGCGGATGGACCGAGCGGACGGACCTTTGCCGATTATAATGTCCAGGGCGAAGTCCTCCATCGCCGGGTAGAGTATCTCCTCAACGGCCCGGTTGAGCCTGTGAATCTCGTCTATGAAAAGCACATCGCCGGTGCCCAGATTGGTGAGGATCGCCGCCAGGTCCCCTGCTCGCTCCACCGCCGGCCCCGAGGTGACCCTGAGTCTCACTCCCAGTTCATTTGCGATTATGCCTGCGAGAGTGGTCTTGCCGAGCCCGGGTGGGCCGTACAGCAGCACATGATCCAGGCTCTCGCCTCGAGCCAGGGCGGCCTGGATGAAGATGGTGAGGCTCTCTTTCAACTTCTCCTGACCTATGAACTCCTCAAGCCTCTTCGGTCTGAGGCTCAGTTCAGCGCTGCGGTCATCGTCGGTGGGCTCTGGGCCCACGACCCGTTCGTCCAAAAGACTCCCTCCGATCACTCAGCCCGAGCGAGGCGGGAAAGCGCGGCTTTGATGATCGCGGCAGGTTGGTCCGAGGGCTTGTCTCGAAGCACTGCTCTTACTGCGCGGTCCGCCTCAACCACGGTGTAGCCCAGCGCGACCAGCCCCCGAACAGCGTCACCATGGGCGTCCCCCAGGCCCCCGGCCACCTCCCTCTCCTCGAGGGCGTCGGGGCGCATGATGGCGCCGACTTTGTCGCGAAGCTCCAGGGCGAGCCTTTCTGCGGTCCTCTTGCCA
It encodes:
- the ruvB gene encoding Holliday junction branch migration DNA helicase RuvB — protein: MDERVVGPEPTDDDRSAELSLRPKRLEEFIGQEKLKESLTIFIQAALARGESLDHVLLYGPPGLGKTTLAGIIANELGVRLRVTSGPAVERAGDLAAILTNLGTGDVLFIDEIHRLNRAVEEILYPAMEDFALDIIIGKGPSARSIRIDIPRFTLVGATTRAGLISSPLRDRFGVVHRLEFYGVDDLTTIIRKSAEVLRVRIDESGAREIARRSRGTPRIANRMLRRVRDFAQVRVGGEITLPVASEALTMFEVDELGLDRLDRRIVTTIIDKFGGGPVGIETIAASINEERDTIEDVYEPYLLQLGFLERTPRGRVATLRAYQHVGREYPGNGQATLL